One window of the Eriocheir sinensis breed Jianghai 21 chromosome 59, ASM2467909v1, whole genome shotgun sequence genome contains the following:
- the LOC126985190 gene encoding uncharacterized protein LOC126985190 has protein sequence RSLRLLLDNLTLEGLSSLSVQEVTFQRGPDGGEDAEDEDDLGHAHTHEDIDGDPQTHAIQHGRRNGRRVASSRGLVRAAFSQVVVRARYQVRGSAGGFLTFRESGNLTLTAPTVFLTSRLGLILPPPTPPLSSPQRKVKTPHRRHGGRVKIVRVRSEISTVPTTLTLQPAAHPPQWVRQQVQTKLEELSGDLSHGHGAVRLLLHRWGKLLKRLIHRTARAIA, from the exons agaagtctGCGTCTGCTCCTCGACAACCTCACCCTCGAAGGACTCAGCTCGCTCTCGGTGCAGGAG GTAACTTTCCAACGAGGACCAGACGGCGGAGAAGACGCAGAAGATGAAGATGACCTcggacacgcacacacccacgAAGACATCGACGGAGACCCACAAACACACGCCATACAACACGGGCGGAGGAACGGGCGTCGGGTGGCCAGTAGCAGGGGCTTGGTGCGTGCTGCCTTCTctcaggtggtggtgagggcgaggTACCAGGTGAGGGGGAGTGCCGGGGGCTTCCTTACCTTCAGGGAGAGTGGGAACTTGACCCTCACCGCCCCGACCGTCTTTCTAACATCCCGACTTGGTCTCATCCTCCCGCCCCCGACGCCGCCGCTGTCCTCACCGCAACGGAAGGTCAAGACGCCTCAtag GCGTCACGGGGGCCGGGTCAAGATCGTGCGGGTTCGAAGTGAGATCTCCACCGTCCCCACCACGCTCACCCTCCAGCCAGCCGCCCACCCGCCGCAGTGGGTGAGGCAGCAGGTGCAGACCAAG CTTGAGGAGCTGTCCGGGGACCTAAGCCACGGGCACGGCGCGGTGAGGCTGCTGCTGCACCGCTGGGGGAAGCTGCTCAAGCGACTCATCCACCGCACGGCGCGCGCCATCGCCTAG